A genomic window from Pungitius pungitius chromosome 12, fPunPun2.1, whole genome shotgun sequence includes:
- the LOC119220923 gene encoding nucleoside diphosphate kinase B-like, with protein MERTFIAVKPDGVQRGLCGDIMKRFEQRGFRLVAAKFMKSSEDHMKQHYLDLKDMPFYAGLCKYMSSGPVFAMVWEGQGIVKLARMMLGETNPADSKPGSIRGDFCINIGRNIIHGSDTLENAKREIGLWFKDEEFVTYTPCAQAFLYE; from the exons atgGAGCGTACTTTCATCGCCGTGAAGCCCGATGGCGTCCAGAGGGGCCTCTGTGGAGACATCATGAAGCGCTTCGAGCAGAGAGGCTTCAGGCTGGTGGCGGCCAAGTTCATGAAG tccTCTGAGGACCACATGAAGCAGCACTACCTGGACCTGAAGGACATGCCTTTCTACGCAGGACTCTGCAAGTACATGTCCTCTGGACCCGTCTTCGCCATg GTGTGGGAGGGTCAGGGCATTGTGAAGCTGGCCAGAATGATGCTCGGTGAGACCAACCCCGCCGACTCCAAGCCCGGAAGCATCCGCGGAGACTTCTGCATCAACATCGGCAG GAACATCATCCACGGCAGCGACACCCTGGAGAATGCCAAGCGCGAGATCGGCCTGTGGTTCAAGGACGAGGAGTTCGTGACCTACACACCCTGCGCCCAGGCCTTCCTGTACGAGTAA